In Salvelinus alpinus chromosome 20, SLU_Salpinus.1, whole genome shotgun sequence, a genomic segment contains:
- the nyx gene encoding nyctalopin: MEKRLEKPMLTFSVLCLFPQAALALWACARSCPASCTCTLEKSCSVLCDRSGLPDLPREFPCEASSINLDKNSLKFLSERAFGTLPSLRSLSLDHNNISFITPGAFKGLPNLVELKMAHNEYIRYLHTRTFTGLKRLVRLDVADCNLFNMPDRIFLENYALKELFCFQNNFRRIPGAFRGMENLTHVYLERNKIEAVAYNSLLGLGNLRYLNLQENRINVIHDQSFQDLLRLENFYLNDNLLSELPRVAFKGLSRLKMLNLGGNQLTNISKTWFSDLVELEVLYLDRNRLVYIEEGSFENLTSLITLHLNSNNLSSLPFPVFQPVYFIGRLYLFRNPWECDCSLEYLKEWMESYKLVRDIPCASPSSVVGLDLSEVVFARVNGSCLDPGELNLTTMSSEILSTTENRFNSLISKLLQQELREEVGNGTESLRNGTLLDPAEGLSAGIKGADVSQSLVSLLVIWCVFWMTIGQLDVDFLFGHVTGT; this comes from the exons ATGGAAAAGAGGCTAGAAAAGCCTATGTTGACAT tCTCTGTCCTGTGCCTGTTTCCCCAGGCTGCGCTGGCTCTGTGGGCGTGTGCACGCTCCTGCCCAGCCTCTTGCACGTGCACGCTGGAGAAGAGCTGCAGTGTGTTGTGTGACCGCTCGGGCCTACCCGACCTGCCCCGGGAGTTCCCCTGTGAAGCGTCCTCCATCAACCTGGACAAGAACAGCCTTAAGTTCCTATCTGAGAGGGCCTTTGGTACCCTGCCGTCCCTCAGGTCCCTGTCCCTGGACCACAACAACATCTCCTTCATCACCCCTGGGGCCTTCAAG GGTCTACCCAACCTAGTGGAACTGAAGATGGCCCACAATGAGTACATCCGTTACCTCCACACCCGCACCTTCACCGGGCTCAAACGCCTGGTCCGACTGGACGTGGCCGACTGTAACCTCTTCAATATGCCCGACCGGATCTTTCTAGAAAATTATGCTCTGAAGGAACTCTTCTGCTTCCAGAACAACTTCCGAAGGATTCCTGGAGCGTTCCGTGGGATGGAGAACCTGACCCACGTCTACCTGGAGCGGAACAAGATCGAGGCGGTGGCATATAACTCTCTCCTGGGCCTGGGGAACCTCag GTACTTGAACCTCCAGGAGAACCGCATCAACGTGATCCACGACCAGTCCTTTCAGGACCTCCTGCGCCTGGAGAACTTCTACCTCAACGACAACCTGCTGTCTGAGCTGCCTCGGGTGGCCTTCAAGGGCCTTAGCCGCCTCAAGATGCTCAACCTGGGGGGCAACCAGCTCACCAACATCTCCAAGACCTGGTTCAGCGACCTGGTGGAGCTGGAGGTCCTCTACCTGGACCGCAACCGCCTGGTCTATATCGAGGAGGGCTCCTTTGAGAACCTGACCAGTCTGATCACCCTCCACCTCAACAGCAACAACCTCAGCTCCCTGCCCTTCCCCGTCTTCCAGCCTGTCTACTTCATCGGACGCCTCTACCTCTTCAGGAACCCCTGGGAATGTGACTGCTCTCTGGAGTATCTTAAGGAGTGGATGGAGAGTTATAAGTTGGTCCGGGACATCCCCTGCGCCTCCCCGTCCTCCGTGGTCGGCCTAGATCTGAGCGAGGTAGTCTTCGCCAGGGTGAATGGGTCGTGCCTGGATCCGGGGGAGCTGAATCTGACCACGATGTCTTCGGAGATCCTCTCGACCACGGAGAACCGTTTCAACAGCCTGATCTCCAAGCTGCTACAGCAGGAGCTCAGGGAAGAGGTGGGGAATGGGACGGAGAGCCTGAGGAACGGGACCCTGCTGGACCCCGCAGAGGGACTCAGCGCTGGGATCAAAGGGGCAGACGTCAGCCAATCACTGGTCTCTTTGTTGGTGATATGGTGTGTCTTCTGGATGACGATTGGCCAATTGGATGTGGATTTCCTGTTTGGGCATGTGACTGGGACCTGA